The nucleotide window CAATGCCCCTGTGCCCTCAAACCTTGAGAGCACAGAGGGTGTGTCAAACATGAGTTCAACAGCAGAGGTAATATCCTTTTCTGTTGATTTAAGCCGCAGCATGAGTTCATCGATCATCTTTTTATCAAGATCAAAGGCCGTACCTGATGGACGAACAAGCCCCCTTCCAAAGCGGTTCCCGCATATAAGGGCGGTCATGTTCAAGACATCTCCCCTGATCCTCCCGCAGTAACTCATGGTGGGTAAAAAACCGACATCGCCTGCAAGTGCGCCCAGGTCACCAACATGGTTTGCTATCCGTTCAAGCTCGGCTGCAACAGCCCTTATGGCGAGTGAACGGGGCGGAACAGATATGGCTGACAATGCCTCAATGGCCATGCAGTAGGCTGTACCATGCCCTATTGTTGTATCTCCTGCAAGGGTCTCCATATAGTGCATGGATCTGATACCAGGCCCCCCTTTCATGGTCCTTTCAATGCCCCTGTGCTGGTAGCCTAATGATATCTCAAGGTGGTATACTGTCTCCCCGTGGCATAAAAACCTGAAATGGCCAGGTTCAATAATACCTGCATGAACAGGCCCTACAGCCACCTCATGGGATTCTTCCCCGTCAAGGCCAAAAAATCTTGTGGTGCCCTCTTGCACAGAATACTCTTTTGAAGCAATATCATGTGGCGGCTGGAAACGTATCGGTTTCAGCCAGGGGTGTCCATGGGGAGTGACATTATGTATTTCAGCAACCTCCCTTTCAAACCAGTGTAAGGCATGGCATGCGGGTGTCATAGATGGCCATGCCCCATTAATATGGCATGCCCCTATGAGTATTTCACCCGATACAGGCTGGGAAAGCACTGCTATCATCCTTATATCGCCACCCTCTTCCGGAAAACCAGGCATGGCTGAGATACGCGCACCTGCCCTAATCTCTTCCAGTATTGCCTCGCGGAAATCCGGAAAATCCATAACAGGGATATCCCCAAAATCAACCGCCTCAGCATTTACTGTCCTGATAAAAATGGAACCCGGCATCTTATAGACCTCCAGTCAGCCCTGCTGCATCAGCAAGGAAGCGAAAAAAGGCACCAGGGATATAGATTCCAAGGCATAAAATAATAGAGGCCATGATAACAACAGGGGCAGTATACCATATGGGTACCCCCTTAAGCCCTTTCAGTTTTTCAATAATGCGGCTGTTCAGATTTCCTCCAAAGGACATGTTGATCATGATCCTTGCCATTGCAATAAAAA belongs to Desulfatiglans sp. and includes:
- a CDS encoding hydrogenase; this encodes MPGSIFIRTVNAEAVDFGDIPVMDFPDFREAILEEIRAGARISAMPGFPEEGGDIRMIAVLSQPVSGEILIGACHINGAWPSMTPACHALHWFEREVAEIHNVTPHGHPWLKPIRFQPPHDIASKEYSVQEGTTRFFGLDGEESHEVAVGPVHAGIIEPGHFRFLCHGETVYHLEISLGYQHRGIERTMKGGPGIRSMHYMETLAGDTTIGHGTAYCMAIEALSAISVPPRSLAIRAVAAELERIANHVGDLGALAGDVGFLPTMSYCGRIRGDVLNMTALICGNRFGRGLVRPSGTAFDLDKKMIDELMLRLKSTEKDITSAVELMFDTPSVLSRFEGTGALSAETARETGLVGVAARATGLNCDVRNEFPYGMYCFSQLHTCTWNTGDCFARAYVRWLEIRSSIEFIRTQLLNMPDGPVSCKTVPISKEKITVSLVEGWRGEICHVALTDKEGRFAFYKVVDPSFHNWFGLALALKNQQISDFPLCNKSFNLSYCGHDL